The Coffea arabica cultivar ET-39 chromosome 6e, Coffea Arabica ET-39 HiFi, whole genome shotgun sequence genome contains the following window.
ttgttatttggtctacgtgcttgcatgtgtgttcttggcctcacgagcaatcgctcaccccgtagatttgttttccttaacaggagcagatttgaaagattttggaaaaacttgctaggttatacttttgattggaatttgggttgtaaatgtttagtcgacttttaatggttgtattttgggacttgatgtatcttttgagaacatgatgtaagatttggatatacagttaaggaagcgacttttcttcattttagacTTGTATATTTTAGTATGTAtcgttaagtttgaattgaattgtcttgagtcctagcaatagttgggcaggcgtcccgcagataccctttggttcaccttaggaagaagtgggggtgtcacacTCCCGACTACCGTTTGTCTCTCCTTTGTTCATGCCAAGTGCACTATGTAAAAGCGGGAGATGCTATGGGTAGAATTGTTATTGGACAGGCCGTCTGGGTTCCCTTGGTGTTTAGCTGGAGATTTTAATGTGATTGTTAATGAGGAGGAGAAGCGTGGGGGGTTGCCATTTCGCCTGAGTGAAGGGTTAGAATTTTTACAGTTCATGATGGAGGCCAGGGTATCTGACGCGGGTTTCTCTGTCTCAAATTACACTTGGTGCAATAATAGGCAAGGGCGGGCTCAAGTATGAAAGCGCCTCGATAGAGTGCTTCTAAACTTGGAGGCTTTGAAGATGGGCTCTAGCTTTCTGGTGCAGCACTTGGCGAGAGATCCATCAAACCATGCCCCGCTCTTGATGACGACCTCTACTCGGTTGGACAATAAATCGAAGCCCTTCCGATTCTTAAATGTTTGGACCACAAAAGCAGGGCTGCTGGATGTCATACGCGATAGCTGGTC
Protein-coding sequences here:
- the LOC140009959 gene encoding uncharacterized protein; this encodes MLWVELLLDRPSGFPWCLAGDFNVIVNEEEKRGGLPFRLSEGLEFLQFMMEARVSDAGFSVSNYTWCNNRQGRAQHLARDPSNHAPLLMTTSTRLDNKSKPFRFLNVWTTKAGLLDVIRDSWSCPVSRQPLCVSEAKLRTIKQVLKGWSKESFGNIFRAVKEAERAMLEAEVAQEQDSSDPILHYLNEARKRLRSTLAIEEGFW